In Nitrospirota bacterium, one DNA window encodes the following:
- a CDS encoding retroviral-like aspartic protease has translation MSVIQKTVTLEGFKASHEATALFDSGATYSCISPEIARVLEQVTTLRKPLVFGTARNGDTLTATEVVRLDFYYQGYRFSDEFILVPDLSEQVIIGAATLQKWRMKLDFENDDVIIDPRVTKLRLL, from the coding sequence ATGAGCGTCATCCAAAAGACCGTTACCCTTGAAGGGTTCAAGGCCAGCCATGAAGCCACGGCCCTCTTCGATTCGGGGGCAACGTACTCGTGCATTTCGCCGGAGATCGCCCGCGTCCTCGAACAGGTCACAACCTTGCGCAAGCCTCTCGTCTTCGGCACCGCCCGTAATGGCGACACCCTGACGGCCACCGAGGTCGTTCGACTGGACTTCTACTACCAAGGCTACCGGTTCTCCGATGAGTTCATACTTGTGCCTGATCTCTCCGAGCAGGTCATTATCGGAGCGGCCACGCTCCAGAAGTGGCGCATGAAGCTGGACTTCGAGAACGATGACGTGATCATCGATCCGCGCGTCACGAAGCTGCGGCTGCTGTAG
- a CDS encoding DUF433 domain-containing protein, translating into MFSEAEERIEINPNVCHGKPVVRGTRIMVANILSLLAGGYDVAKIIQGYPELSDEDIRAAVAYAASVVQDEEIRFIAPAA; encoded by the coding sequence ATTTTCAGCGAAGCGGAAGAACGAATCGAAATCAACCCGAATGTGTGCCACGGCAAGCCGGTCGTTCGGGGAACCCGCATCATGGTTGCCAACATCCTGAGTCTTCTGGCCGGCGGTTATGATGTTGCGAAGATCATTCAGGGGTACCCGGAGCTGTCGGACGAGGACATCCGCGCGGCGGTCGCCTATGCCGCCTCGGTCGTCCAGGATGAGGAGATCCGCTTCATAGCACCGGCCGCGTAG
- a CDS encoding DUF5618 family protein, whose product MRNGKALAERYFEEAVEYYLNSREFLRSCPVENDRYQKIKLVQEAFGTAWLAILKALRGALVQRGVLPKKLPKSFDSYAQAVQKHLAFRNGKLMQALDSAYHEIHISGYHGGDLVTTYTVKAAMETARRIIETVSGRRIV is encoded by the coding sequence GTGAGGAACGGGAAAGCTCTTGCCGAACGGTATTTCGAGGAAGCGGTGGAGTATTATCTGAACAGCCGGGAATTCCTCCGCTCTTGTCCGGTGGAAAATGACCGGTATCAGAAGATCAAACTCGTGCAGGAAGCGTTCGGAACGGCCTGGCTCGCCATCCTCAAAGCTCTGAGGGGTGCCCTCGTTCAACGAGGCGTTCTCCCCAAGAAACTGCCCAAGTCGTTCGATTCCTATGCGCAGGCGGTTCAGAAGCACTTGGCCTTCCGAAACGGGAAGCTCATGCAGGCCCTGGATTCGGCGTATCACGAGATTCACATTTCCGGATACCATGGGGGCGACTTGGTGACGACCTACACCGTGAAGGCCGCGATGGAGACGGCCAGGCGGATCATTGAAACGGTTTCCGGGCGCAGAATCGTCTGA